In Tessaracoccus flavus, the following are encoded in one genomic region:
- a CDS encoding PHB depolymerase family esterase encodes MRKLIACAIGILMAFSFAAPGNAMPVASGNNVHTFQAGAFEAHDGWYSGEILVGWHGNGNNTTDLTFTGNTGDVVATPFTVESNKQREGAVGVEIEMTAEEQEVVFTLTRVNGKSLTTTVEVPALYADTVTTHALRTAINPGYYYSGALIDAGITMTAGSVDKDSFLAKARVTEYNGDVQGGFGNFGWDPEKSDYALGDGWAMWNVVDAYVSDADGNRVEKGQYVKLDIEWGTRTVEAGNAAERYDVPATRAAWYVGASPWTSYMSFATVDLEIEPTASAPVGLLDADFVQGETQHDPLFDQFQLSEAPGGGMAALYTPDNATADNRRPLLVWFHGTGERYNGGNAGGNLVGNRALSFADEEFQSALDGAYVLAPQSTTSGWNQSRLADMEQLIQSVIDNNHVDPDRVYVGGLSMGTGMTTPLITSLNEGAIDFAAAMLVSGGGLSAAQAGIVADKGIAVYLVGNTSDGAANNQPAALENLLAAGADAKMMRYPAGPVFDGTYYYGAHDSWNYVYNNLVVDEEGVTIFEWLANQRR; translated from the coding sequence ATGAGAAAACTCATCGCGTGCGCCATCGGCATTCTGATGGCATTCAGCTTCGCAGCACCTGGCAACGCCATGCCGGTTGCGAGCGGCAACAACGTACACACCTTCCAGGCCGGGGCCTTTGAGGCCCACGACGGCTGGTACTCCGGCGAGATCCTCGTCGGGTGGCACGGCAACGGCAACAACACCACCGACCTCACGTTCACGGGCAACACGGGTGACGTCGTCGCCACCCCCTTCACCGTGGAGAGCAACAAGCAGCGGGAAGGCGCCGTGGGCGTCGAGATCGAGATGACGGCAGAGGAGCAGGAAGTCGTCTTCACCCTCACCAGAGTGAACGGCAAGAGCCTCACCACCACTGTCGAGGTACCCGCGCTCTACGCGGACACCGTGACGACCCATGCTCTGCGCACTGCGATCAACCCCGGCTACTACTATTCGGGGGCCCTCATCGACGCGGGCATCACCATGACCGCCGGTTCCGTGGACAAGGACTCCTTCCTCGCCAAGGCACGCGTCACCGAATACAACGGCGACGTGCAAGGTGGGTTCGGCAACTTCGGCTGGGACCCCGAGAAGTCGGACTATGCGCTCGGCGATGGCTGGGCGATGTGGAACGTCGTTGACGCCTACGTGTCCGACGCCGACGGAAACAGGGTGGAGAAGGGCCAGTACGTGAAGCTCGACATCGAGTGGGGCACGAGGACCGTCGAGGCCGGGAACGCGGCGGAACGCTACGACGTGCCTGCGACCCGGGCTGCCTGGTACGTCGGAGCGAGCCCCTGGACCTCCTACATGTCCTTCGCGACCGTCGACCTGGAGATCGAGCCGACGGCGTCGGCCCCGGTCGGCCTCCTCGATGCCGACTTCGTCCAGGGCGAGACGCAACACGATCCCCTCTTCGATCAGTTCCAGCTCAGCGAGGCCCCCGGCGGCGGCATGGCCGCGCTCTACACGCCCGACAACGCAACGGCTGACAACAGGCGCCCGCTGCTCGTCTGGTTCCACGGCACCGGCGAGCGCTACAACGGCGGAAACGCCGGCGGCAATCTGGTCGGCAACAGGGCTCTGTCCTTCGCCGACGAGGAGTTCCAGTCCGCTCTCGACGGCGCCTACGTCCTCGCACCTCAGTCCACCACCAGTGGGTGGAACCAGTCGCGCCTCGCCGACATGGAACAGCTGATCCAGTCCGTGATCGACAACAACCATGTCGATCCCGACCGGGTCTACGTCGGAGGTCTGTCGATGGGAACAGGGATGACCACGCCCCTGATCACGTCGCTGAATGAAGGCGCGATCGACTTCGCGGCTGCCATGCTCGTCTCTGGCGGCGGCCTGAGCGCGGCCCAGGCCGGAATCGTTGCAGACAAGGGCATCGCCGTGTACCTCGTGGGCAACACGTCGGACGGTGCCGCAAACAACCAGCCGGCGGCCCTGGAGAACCTGCTGGCCGCTGGTGCGGATGCCAAGATGATGCGCTACCCGGCGGGACCGGTCTTCGACGGGACGTACTACTACGGCGCGCACGATTCCTGGAACTACGTCTACAACAACCTGGTGGTTGACGAAGAGGGAGTGACCATCTTCGAGTGGCTCGCCAATCAGAGACGCTGA
- a CDS encoding four-helix bundle copper-binding protein, which translates to MTMSTAARMLETYPGEPLLSASQLAECLDACFDCAQCCTACADACLAEEMVADLRACIRFNQDCADVCAMTGALLTRQTQPNVQLLRQALELCAAACAACAEECEKHAGHHEHCKVCAESCRRCEKACRDLLAAL; encoded by the coding sequence ATGACCATGTCGACCGCCGCGAGGATGCTTGAGACCTATCCCGGTGAACCGCTGCTCAGCGCTTCCCAACTCGCCGAGTGCCTTGACGCCTGTTTCGACTGCGCCCAGTGCTGCACCGCCTGTGCCGACGCCTGCCTTGCCGAGGAGATGGTGGCGGACCTGCGCGCCTGTATCCGGTTCAATCAGGATTGCGCTGACGTGTGTGCCATGACCGGTGCTCTGTTGACGAGGCAGACACAGCCGAATGTCCAGCTCCTTCGCCAGGCGCTTGAGCTGTGCGCCGCCGCGTGCGCCGCGTGTGCGGAGGAATGTGAGAAGCACGCCGGTCACCACGAACACTGCAAGGTATGCGCGGAGAGCTGCCGCCGCTGCGAGAAGGCGTGTCGCGACCTGCTGGCCGCGCTCTGA
- a CDS encoding alpha/beta fold hydrolase gives MDIILIPGLWLDESSWDRVVPLLREAGHRVVAVNPPGHDGQDPSTVTYGDLVATVVNEIDHAHGRCLVVGHSAHCAAAWAAADRRVDQVAGVVLIGGFPIPDGSEILDGFEPSDGVLPFVGWDAFDGPDTADLDQQALAELEGAMSPAPAAYAVGPQHLQDERRYDLPVTLVCPEYTQQDLQAWAQSGAPHLSELSRLRRGRYVDLHSGHWPQWSMPRKLADVILDCTD, from the coding sequence ATGGACATCATCCTCATCCCAGGCCTGTGGTTGGACGAATCGTCGTGGGACCGGGTGGTCCCGCTTCTGAGGGAGGCGGGCCATCGTGTGGTTGCCGTCAACCCCCCAGGCCACGACGGGCAGGACCCCTCCACCGTGACCTACGGCGACCTCGTGGCCACCGTCGTCAACGAGATCGATCACGCGCACGGGAGATGTCTCGTCGTCGGGCACTCGGCCCACTGCGCTGCAGCATGGGCGGCCGCGGATCGGCGCGTCGACCAGGTGGCAGGGGTTGTCCTCATCGGCGGTTTTCCCATCCCGGACGGCTCGGAGATCCTCGACGGCTTTGAACCCTCGGACGGAGTTCTGCCGTTCGTGGGTTGGGACGCCTTCGACGGGCCGGACACCGCAGACCTTGATCAGCAGGCGTTGGCTGAGCTTGAGGGCGCGATGTCGCCGGCCCCCGCGGCCTATGCCGTCGGTCCCCAACACCTCCAAGACGAGAGGCGCTACGACCTCCCTGTGACGCTCGTGTGCCCTGAGTACACACAGCAGGATCTCCAAGCATGGGCCCAGAGCGGAGCGCCCCACCTCAGCGAGTTGTCGCGGCTTCGACGGGGCCGCTACGTCGATCTCCATTCCGGCCACTGGCCCCAGTGGTCGATGCCCCGGAAACTCGCCGACGTCATCTTGGACTGCACCGACTGA
- a CDS encoding HNH endonuclease signature motif containing protein, whose product MNDTRRSTLAVLEAADQLLSSVDHTQRQTLSCEERVHLMRLARRVVERMATLSHVLIDEVDQANAALPATGTPITSLIALDEHRDNKEAASQVFHASAVNKHEAARDAALAGDISDRHAAAISRAMAELPDGLTPLARKRAEEILVTKAGSHTPRQLGRLAPAVLAEVAPELIPDQSAEANATEARRARAVARRSFQYGDDGDGSVWFRGSLPEAEATPFIRSIEAFVERDRRAARNRERDLRDAGAGPAEFREQRGVDARRTPAQRRADALVELSRHVRDTPTTVGDRPRLVVTVSLDALQSRADGAGILPSGDKLSAGELRRLCCDADLVPVVLGARSEILDVGRSRRLVTPAIRRALSLRDRGCVFPNCDIPDTGCDAHHVVPWIDGGETALSNLALLCPHHHALVEPDRARRREDRWRLWIDEESGRPCIAAPRRLRESGADSRSVSSPPGRQPRREHAHALAV is encoded by the coding sequence ATGAATGACACCCGACGCAGCACCCTGGCGGTCCTGGAAGCGGCCGATCAGTTGCTGTCGTCCGTCGACCACACCCAGCGCCAAACGCTGTCTTGTGAGGAGCGGGTGCATCTCATGCGGCTGGCGCGTCGAGTGGTGGAGAGGATGGCCACCCTCAGCCATGTGCTCATCGATGAGGTGGACCAGGCGAACGCGGCCCTCCCCGCCACCGGCACGCCTATCACCTCTCTGATCGCGCTCGACGAACACAGGGACAACAAGGAGGCCGCCAGCCAGGTGTTCCACGCCTCGGCCGTCAACAAGCATGAAGCCGCTCGTGACGCCGCTCTGGCAGGTGACATCTCCGATCGGCACGCCGCGGCGATCAGCCGCGCCATGGCCGAGTTGCCCGACGGTCTGACTCCGCTCGCGCGAAAGAGGGCCGAAGAGATCCTGGTGACGAAGGCTGGTTCCCACACCCCGAGGCAACTGGGCAGACTCGCTCCCGCTGTGCTGGCAGAGGTAGCGCCCGAGTTGATTCCCGACCAGTCGGCCGAAGCCAACGCCACAGAGGCACGCCGCGCGCGAGCCGTCGCGCGCCGGTCGTTCCAGTACGGCGACGACGGTGATGGGTCAGTGTGGTTTCGCGGATCGCTGCCCGAAGCGGAGGCAACTCCGTTCATCCGCAGCATCGAGGCTTTCGTGGAACGCGACCGCAGAGCCGCACGGAACAGGGAGCGGGATCTCCGTGACGCAGGGGCAGGCCCCGCTGAGTTCCGCGAGCAGCGTGGGGTGGACGCCCGCCGTACCCCCGCCCAGCGCCGGGCCGATGCGTTGGTGGAACTGAGCCGGCACGTGCGCGACACTCCCACCACTGTCGGGGATCGGCCGAGGCTCGTGGTGACGGTAAGCCTTGATGCGCTCCAATCGCGAGCCGATGGCGCAGGGATTCTGCCTTCCGGCGACAAACTGAGCGCGGGTGAGCTCCGGCGCCTCTGCTGCGACGCAGACCTGGTTCCGGTGGTATTGGGGGCGCGGTCGGAAATCCTGGATGTCGGACGGTCGCGCCGACTCGTGACCCCCGCCATCAGACGGGCCCTGAGCCTCCGGGATCGGGGCTGCGTCTTCCCCAACTGCGACATCCCAGACACGGGATGCGACGCCCATCACGTCGTGCCGTGGATCGACGGCGGTGAAACGGCGCTCTCCAATCTGGCGCTCCTGTGCCCGCACCATCACGCCCTTGTCGAACCGGACCGGGCCCGACGGCGCGAAGACCGATGGCGTCTCTGGATCGACGAGGAGTCCGGGCGGCCGTGCATAGCCGCGCCGCGTCGGCTCCGCGAATCCGGTGCCGACTCCCGGTCGGTCTCCTCCCCACCCGGCCGTCAGCCAAGGCGGGAGCATGCCCATGCCCTCGCGGTCTGA
- a CDS encoding saccharopine dehydrogenase family protein — protein MKWLIFGAYGYSGALIAREAKARGLTPVLAGRNPDRLRPLADELGLDWRAFALDRPDDLDGGLEGIGLVLHCAGPFSRTSAPMIEACLRNGAHYLDITGEIDVFEHAHAQANRARLADVVLCPGVGFDVIPTDCVARVLADELPDATHLLLGFDAASGLSPGTAKTAAESAGYGGRIRRDGRLVAVPLGHAPRRIDFGRGATTAMTIPWGDVATAYYSTGIPNIAVYVPASRRAIAAAKIADYLRPLLRTGAVRAMLTGLAERYVTGPDLAARERGSTYVWGEARNSLGEVRTARVKTASGYAVTVTGSLAVVQHLLETSVAGGSYTPSLLLGPRFLETLPGTDGPIVVSDQSI, from the coding sequence ATGAAATGGCTGATTTTCGGTGCCTATGGGTACTCTGGCGCGCTCATCGCACGAGAAGCCAAGGCGCGTGGGCTGACGCCGGTGCTCGCCGGCCGCAACCCTGACAGGCTCCGTCCGCTGGCCGACGAGCTCGGCCTGGACTGGCGCGCTTTCGCCCTGGACCGACCAGACGATCTCGACGGCGGCCTCGAGGGAATCGGATTGGTACTGCACTGCGCCGGACCGTTCTCCCGAACGAGCGCACCCATGATCGAGGCCTGCCTGCGCAACGGTGCCCACTACCTCGACATCACCGGCGAGATCGACGTCTTCGAGCACGCCCACGCCCAGGCCAACCGTGCGCGCCTGGCCGACGTCGTCCTGTGCCCCGGAGTGGGCTTCGATGTGATCCCGACCGACTGCGTGGCGCGCGTTCTCGCCGATGAACTGCCCGACGCCACCCACCTCCTGCTCGGGTTCGACGCCGCCTCCGGCCTGTCGCCTGGCACGGCGAAGACAGCGGCCGAGTCCGCCGGCTACGGAGGCCGGATCCGACGCGACGGCAGGCTGGTCGCGGTGCCCCTGGGTCACGCACCTCGCCGGATCGACTTCGGCCGCGGAGCCACGACGGCGATGACGATCCCCTGGGGGGACGTGGCCACCGCGTACTACAGCACCGGCATCCCGAACATCGCCGTCTACGTGCCCGCATCGCGTCGAGCGATCGCCGCCGCGAAAATCGCCGACTATCTTCGCCCGCTCCTGCGCACCGGTGCCGTGCGCGCGATGCTCACGGGTCTGGCTGAGAGGTACGTGACCGGGCCCGACCTCGCCGCCCGCGAGCGTGGATCGACGTACGTCTGGGGCGAAGCGCGCAACTCACTCGGCGAGGTCCGGACCGCACGGGTGAAGACGGCCAGCGGCTACGCCGTGACGGTGACCGGCTCCCTCGCCGTCGTCCAGCACCTGCTGGAGACCTCCGTCGCCGGCGGCAGTTACACCCCGTCGCTGCTGCTGGGGCCACGGTTCTTAGAGACCCTGCCGGGCACCGACGGGCCGATCGTCGTCTCGGATCAGTCCATCTGA
- the der gene encoding ribosome biogenesis GTPase Der codes for MGWGIPQSEGAPVTELAKPIVAVVGRPNVGKSTLVNRILGRREAVVQDQPGVTRDRVSYDANWNGREFVLVDTGGWMSDAKGMAAAIAEQAELAISMADAVLFVVDATVGTTDEDEAVVRVLRRSKKPVVLAANKVDDQRHEALAATMWNLGLGEPYPVSAMHGRGSGDLLDALLDSIPEAPREQDVEEAGPRRVAIVGKPNVGKSSLLNKLADQQRVVVSDVSGTTVDPVDEIVEVGGQVYRLIDTAGIRRRVKEASGHEYYASLRTQAAIERAEVCIMVVDASEPLTDQDLRILSSIEEAGRALVIAFNKWDLTDEERRRYLEREIERDLVAFRWAPTVNISALTGRNVDKLSKAIEAAAAGWETRISTGKLNAFLGRLAAAHPHPVRGGKQPRILFGTQAQTSPPTFALFTSGQMDATYLRFIERRLREDFGFVGSPVHVEIRAREKRKDR; via the coding sequence ATAGGATGGGGCATTCCCCAATCTGAAGGAGCCCCCGTGACCGAGCTTGCCAAGCCGATCGTGGCCGTGGTCGGCCGCCCCAACGTCGGCAAGTCCACGCTGGTCAACCGCATTCTGGGCCGCCGCGAGGCGGTGGTGCAGGATCAGCCGGGCGTGACGCGTGACCGGGTGTCGTACGACGCGAACTGGAACGGCCGGGAGTTCGTGCTGGTCGACACCGGCGGCTGGATGTCCGATGCGAAGGGCATGGCTGCTGCCATCGCCGAGCAGGCCGAGTTGGCCATCAGCATGGCTGACGCAGTGCTGTTCGTCGTCGACGCGACGGTGGGCACCACAGACGAGGACGAGGCCGTCGTGCGCGTGCTGCGGCGCTCCAAGAAGCCCGTCGTCCTCGCGGCCAACAAGGTCGACGACCAGCGCCACGAGGCGCTCGCGGCCACGATGTGGAATCTCGGGCTGGGGGAGCCCTACCCGGTCTCCGCCATGCACGGTCGCGGCTCGGGTGACCTGCTCGACGCGCTCCTGGACTCCATCCCGGAGGCTCCCCGCGAGCAGGACGTCGAGGAGGCTGGCCCGCGTCGTGTCGCGATCGTCGGCAAGCCCAACGTCGGCAAGTCGTCCCTGCTCAACAAGCTGGCCGACCAGCAGCGGGTGGTCGTGTCGGATGTCTCCGGCACCACCGTCGATCCCGTCGACGAGATCGTCGAGGTGGGCGGGCAGGTGTACCGGCTGATCGACACGGCTGGCATCCGACGCCGGGTGAAGGAGGCCAGCGGGCACGAGTACTACGCCAGCCTGCGCACCCAGGCCGCCATCGAACGGGCTGAGGTCTGCATCATGGTGGTCGACGCCTCGGAGCCGTTGACCGATCAGGATCTCCGCATTCTCAGCTCGATCGAGGAGGCTGGGCGTGCGCTCGTCATCGCGTTCAACAAGTGGGACCTGACAGACGAGGAACGCCGCCGCTATCTGGAGCGCGAGATCGAGCGCGACCTCGTCGCCTTCCGCTGGGCCCCGACCGTCAACATCTCGGCGCTGACCGGCCGCAACGTCGACAAGCTGAGCAAGGCCATCGAGGCCGCCGCGGCGGGCTGGGAGACCCGCATCTCGACCGGCAAGCTCAACGCCTTCCTCGGCCGTCTCGCTGCGGCGCATCCCCATCCTGTACGCGGCGGCAAGCAGCCCCGGATTCTCTTCGGCACGCAGGCGCAGACCAGTCCGCCGACCTTCGCCCTGTTCACCAGCGGACAGATGGACGCGACGTACCTGCGCTTCATCGAGCGGCGTCTCCGTGAGGACTTCGGCTTCGTCGGCAGCCCCGTGCACGTCGAGATCAGGGCGCGCGAGAAGCGCAAGGACCGCTAG
- a CDS encoding protein adenylyltransferase SelO — protein sequence MKLVPPSAIALDRSFARDVPEMGVPWEAQPVPDPRLLVLNQALAVELGWDPEGLRSGDGLRLLLGNVVPEGATPVAQAYAGHQFGGYSPLLGDGRALLLGEIVDDAGQRLDVHLKGSGRTPFARGGDGLAAVGPMLREYVISEAMHALGIPTTRSLAVVATGQTVRREALLPGAVLTRIASSHLRVGSFEYARSTGDIDLLQRLADHAIARHYPNTAEADNPYLELFEAVLSAQASLVAQWMLVGFIHGVMNTDNMTISGETIDYGPCAFMEAFDPATVFSSIDGGGRYAYGRQPMVAQWNLARLAEALLPLVHEDEQQAVALVVERLTAFPGRYAAAWLAGMRAKLGLPDELNDAVASPLIDDLLALLQKDQVDYTSFFRHLAAAARGDDGPARGLFDDATAFDAWLGRWRDLRPQADAMDRVNPVYIPRNHLVEEALAAGTEGNLDPLARLLEAVANPFHERAGLERYAAPAPSTFGPYETFCGT from the coding sequence ATGAAACTCGTGCCGCCCTCGGCCATCGCCCTGGACCGAAGCTTCGCCCGCGATGTCCCGGAGATGGGTGTGCCCTGGGAGGCGCAGCCGGTGCCCGACCCGCGACTGCTGGTGCTCAACCAGGCGCTGGCCGTCGAGCTGGGCTGGGACCCCGAGGGGCTTCGCAGCGGCGACGGGCTCCGCCTGCTGCTCGGCAACGTCGTGCCTGAGGGCGCCACGCCGGTGGCGCAGGCCTACGCAGGGCACCAGTTCGGCGGGTACTCCCCTCTCCTTGGTGACGGCCGCGCTCTCCTGCTCGGGGAGATCGTCGATGATGCTGGGCAGCGGCTCGACGTCCACCTGAAGGGGTCGGGGCGCACCCCGTTCGCCCGCGGCGGCGACGGTCTTGCCGCGGTCGGGCCGATGCTCCGCGAGTACGTCATCAGCGAGGCGATGCATGCCCTCGGCATTCCGACCACCCGCTCCCTGGCGGTGGTGGCGACGGGGCAGACCGTGCGCCGCGAGGCGTTGCTGCCCGGAGCAGTGCTCACCCGGATAGCGAGCAGCCATCTGCGGGTGGGCAGTTTCGAGTACGCCCGATCAACCGGCGACATCGACCTTCTGCAGCGTCTCGCCGACCACGCGATCGCCCGTCACTACCCCAACACCGCGGAAGCCGACAATCCCTATCTGGAGCTGTTCGAGGCGGTGCTCTCAGCGCAGGCGTCGCTGGTGGCGCAGTGGATGCTCGTCGGCTTCATCCACGGGGTCATGAACACCGACAACATGACGATCTCAGGCGAGACCATCGACTACGGGCCGTGCGCCTTCATGGAGGCGTTCGACCCGGCCACGGTCTTCAGCTCGATCGACGGGGGTGGACGCTACGCCTACGGCAGGCAGCCGATGGTCGCGCAGTGGAATCTGGCGCGCCTGGCCGAAGCCCTCCTGCCGCTGGTGCACGAGGATGAGCAGCAGGCCGTCGCGCTCGTGGTGGAGCGTCTCACCGCCTTCCCCGGCCGGTATGCCGCTGCCTGGTTGGCCGGCATGCGGGCGAAGCTCGGTCTGCCCGACGAGCTGAACGACGCGGTCGCCTCGCCGCTCATCGACGATCTGCTCGCCCTGCTCCAGAAGGATCAGGTCGACTACACGTCGTTCTTCCGCCATCTCGCTGCCGCAGCCCGAGGCGACGATGGCCCCGCCCGTGGGCTGTTCGACGACGCCACGGCGTTCGATGCCTGGCTGGGGCGCTGGCGGGACCTGCGTCCGCAAGCCGACGCGATGGACCGGGTCAACCCCGTCTACATCCCCCGGAACCACCTGGTCGAGGAGGCTCTCGCAGCAGGGACCGAGGGGAACCTGGACCCGCTGGCACGGCTACTTGAGGCGGTGGCGAACCCGTTCCACGAGCGTGCCGGCCTGGAACGCTACGCAGCCCCCGCCCCCTCGACCTTCGGCCCCTACGAGACCTTCTGCGGCACCTGA
- a CDS encoding formate--tetrahydrofolate ligase, which yields MKTDIEIAREADLQPINEIGAGLGLSPADLLPYGHDKAKVSHKALVDVQEAPVGKLVLVTAISPTPPGEGKTTTTVGLADGLNRIGRKATVCIREASLGPNFGMKGGAAGGGLAQIVPMEDMNLHFTGDFHAVTSAHNLLAALLDNHIHWGNSLGIDPRRVTWRRVMDVNDRALREAVVALGGPGNGQPRETGFDITAASEVMAILCLATDLEDLERRLGRIVVAETFDRTPVTATDLGAEGAMTVLLKDALQPNLVQTLENNPAFVHGGPFANIAHGCNSLIATRTALHLSEYVVTEAGFGADLGAEKFFDIVCRVAGFRPDAVVLVATIRALKANGGVPLADIGRENVEAVLAGCANLERHVENLKLFGVPLVVALNHFDGDSDAELRAVQSLCARNGVRAVVADHWAKGGAGAAELATAVSEIAESGEADFRPLYPDDLSLAHKLETVAKRIYRAESVYLPQSVRRRLQAWEEAGYGHLPVCMAKTQYSFTAEARLIGAPNGHEIPVREVRLAAGAGFVVALCGEIMTMPGLPRRPAAETIGLDDGLITGLF from the coding sequence ATGAAGACCGATATCGAGATAGCTCGCGAAGCTGACCTCCAGCCGATCAACGAGATCGGTGCCGGCCTGGGCCTCAGCCCGGCTGACCTCCTCCCCTACGGGCACGACAAGGCCAAGGTGTCGCATAAGGCCCTCGTCGACGTGCAGGAGGCACCGGTGGGCAAGCTCGTGCTGGTGACCGCGATCAGCCCAACTCCCCCGGGAGAGGGGAAGACGACCACGACTGTGGGGCTGGCGGATGGGCTCAACCGCATCGGCCGGAAGGCTACGGTCTGCATCCGTGAGGCGAGTCTCGGTCCGAACTTCGGTATGAAGGGCGGCGCCGCCGGTGGCGGGCTCGCACAGATCGTGCCGATGGAGGACATGAACCTCCACTTCACCGGCGACTTCCACGCGGTCACCAGCGCCCACAACCTGTTGGCCGCACTGCTCGACAACCACATCCACTGGGGCAATTCGTTGGGGATCGATCCTCGGCGGGTGACGTGGCGTCGCGTGATGGACGTCAACGACCGGGCGCTCCGCGAGGCCGTCGTGGCTCTGGGCGGCCCCGGCAACGGCCAGCCGCGCGAGACGGGCTTCGACATCACCGCCGCGAGCGAGGTCATGGCCATACTCTGTCTCGCAACGGATCTCGAGGATCTGGAACGCCGGCTAGGGCGGATCGTCGTCGCTGAGACGTTTGATCGCACACCGGTCACAGCCACCGATCTGGGCGCCGAGGGTGCGATGACGGTGCTGCTCAAAGATGCGTTGCAGCCGAACCTCGTGCAGACCCTGGAGAACAACCCGGCCTTCGTGCACGGCGGGCCCTTCGCCAACATCGCCCACGGCTGCAACTCACTCATCGCCACGCGCACAGCGCTCCACCTCTCCGAGTACGTCGTGACCGAGGCCGGGTTCGGGGCGGATCTCGGAGCGGAGAAGTTCTTCGACATCGTGTGCCGGGTGGCGGGCTTCAGGCCGGACGCGGTGGTGCTGGTCGCGACGATCCGCGCTCTGAAGGCCAACGGTGGGGTGCCGCTCGCCGACATCGGCCGCGAGAACGTCGAGGCCGTGCTGGCGGGGTGCGCAAACCTGGAGCGCCATGTCGAGAACCTCAAGCTCTTCGGCGTTCCGCTGGTGGTGGCGCTCAACCACTTCGACGGCGACTCCGACGCCGAGCTCAGAGCCGTCCAGTCGCTCTGCGCCCGCAACGGAGTGCGCGCTGTGGTGGCCGACCACTGGGCGAAGGGGGGAGCGGGAGCCGCCGAACTCGCAACGGCGGTGTCGGAGATCGCCGAGTCCGGCGAGGCCGACTTTCGTCCTCTGTACCCCGACGACCTCTCCCTGGCGCACAAGCTCGAAACGGTGGCTAAGCGCATCTACCGTGCGGAGTCGGTGTACCTGCCCCAGTCCGTGCGCCGTCGCCTGCAGGCATGGGAGGAGGCCGGCTACGGGCACCTGCCGGTGTGCATGGCCAAGACGCAGTATTCCTTCACGGCCGAGGCTCGCCTCATCGGGGCACCCAACGGGCACGAGATCCCGGTCCGCGAGGTACGGCTGGCCGCCGGCGCCGGGTTCGTCGTCGCGCTGTGCGGCGAGATCATGACGATGCCCGGTCTCCCCCGCCGCCCCGCGGCCGAGACGATCGGCCTTGACGACGGCCTCATCACCGGGCTGTTCTGA
- a CDS encoding ASCH domain-containing protein, with the protein MDINTFWEHSRNGANLSPLAEWIGQRVRGTVPPPAVAFGQTPAEAEQLARAVLAGQKTTATSMLWQYDDDIPLPEMGDLAIVVDGAGTPRALILTTEVRVVPFSDVDEAHALGESASLEAWRNEQAAAATAADDGNHPLTPDTPMVLERYELLYPVSG; encoded by the coding sequence GTGGACATCAACACCTTCTGGGAACACTCCCGCAATGGCGCCAACCTCAGCCCGTTGGCCGAGTGGATCGGTCAACGGGTGAGGGGTACCGTACCCCCGCCAGCAGTAGCGTTCGGTCAGACACCGGCGGAGGCGGAACAACTCGCACGGGCTGTGTTGGCGGGGCAGAAGACGACAGCGACCAGCATGCTCTGGCAGTACGACGACGACATCCCGCTTCCGGAAATGGGGGACCTGGCGATCGTCGTCGACGGTGCTGGCACGCCACGCGCGCTCATCCTCACCACCGAGGTCAGGGTTGTCCCATTCTCCGACGTGGACGAGGCGCACGCGCTGGGGGAGTCCGCCTCTCTGGAGGCCTGGCGCAACGAGCAGGCGGCCGCGGCTACGGCTGCCGACGATGGGAACCACCCGCTGACTCCGGACACTCCCATGGTGCTGGAGAGGTACGAGCTCCTCTATCCGGTCAGCGGGTGA
- a CDS encoding multicopper oxidase domain-containing protein, translated as MIAYPEMVTRIRMTFTNPGQFVWHCHVLEHENNEMMRPFRVGPPQPGQP; from the coding sequence GTGATCGCCTACCCGGAGATGGTCACCCGCATCCGGATGACCTTCACCAACCCGGGACAGTTCGTCTGGCACTGCCACGTCCTCGAACACGAGAACAACGAGATGATGCGACCGTTCAGAGTCGGCCCCCCGCAGCCAGGGCAGCCGTAG